A genomic stretch from Hypnocyclicus thermotrophus includes:
- a CDS encoding UvrD-helicase domain-containing protein — translation MPKWTEEQLKIINSNKKLLVVNAVAGSGKTSTLMGIALKNINKNILYLVYNRAMKKEAEEKFKKYNLKNIEVKTAHGLAYKYYSKKNLVNNLNIIEISEKYKLSYKSAKNYINLYNKFLQSKYTSIEEFINYFREYIFYSFDLKNKLLKDIKNFIILNEARYEKKLESLDTSILLSKLLYDYLLIKIENKKSKNRDEILEEKDSYILKSIELNFELLQKDELLINYYDTIKTILNKIFDDMNNERLPQIHDHYLKLYQLYREKELFYEIVLLDEAQDSNGVIIDIIENKFPNAKKIIVGDTNQQLYAFRGAINAMEYFMKLENSTIMYLTHSFRIGSELADFVNKILKLKQNNITIVGKNINQKIIEDFKDEKILVLARTNAGLFEYAIENLDKKLFFFRKIDFSALKDCYSLYCGNRKNINSEIKKYKSFSQLEKYIEENLELNSEIVLSFNLIKKYGHNMKNYLEKIDKSICKNKNEANIFLSTVHAAKGLEYKNVYLLNDFMNINETLKILDRSKDNVFFYKKIKKWFYEELNIIYVALTRSSKNLKHTICL, via the coding sequence ATGCCAAAATGGACAGAAGAACAATTGAAAATTATTAATAGCAATAAAAAACTTTTAGTTGTAAATGCTGTAGCTGGAAGTGGAAAAACAAGTACTCTTATGGGAATAGCCTTAAAAAATATAAACAAAAATATTTTATATTTAGTATATAACAGAGCTATGAAAAAAGAAGCTGAAGAAAAATTTAAAAAATATAATCTAAAAAATATTGAGGTAAAAACAGCACATGGCTTAGCTTATAAATATTATTCAAAAAAAAATTTAGTTAATAATTTAAATATAATTGAAATATCAGAAAAATATAAGTTATCATATAAATCTGCAAAAAATTATATCAATTTATACAATAAATTTTTACAAAGTAAATATACTTCTATCGAAGAATTTATTAACTATTTCAGAGAGTATATTTTTTATTCTTTTGATTTGAAAAACAAATTACTAAAAGATATTAAAAATTTTATAATTCTAAATGAAGCTAGATATGAAAAAAAACTTGAAAGTTTAGATACTTCTATTTTATTAAGTAAACTGCTTTATGATTATTTATTAATAAAAATAGAAAATAAAAAATCAAAAAATAGAGATGAAATTTTAGAAGAAAAAGATAGTTATATTTTAAAAAGTATTGAACTTAATTTTGAGCTACTACAAAAAGATGAACTTTTAATAAATTATTATGATACGATTAAAACTATATTAAATAAAATTTTTGATGATATGAATAATGAAAGACTTCCTCAAATTCATGACCATTATCTAAAACTTTATCAATTATATAGAGAGAAAGAACTTTTTTATGAAATTGTACTCCTTGATGAAGCTCAAGATAGCAATGGTGTAATTATTGACATTATTGAAAATAAATTCCCAAATGCGAAAAAAATCATTGTAGGTGATACAAACCAACAGCTTTATGCATTTAGAGGTGCTATAAATGCAATGGAATATTTTATGAAATTAGAAAATAGTACTATTATGTATCTTACACATTCTTTTAGAATAGGAAGTGAGTTAGCTGATTTTGTAAATAAAATTTTAAAACTTAAACAGAATAATATAACTATCGTTGGAAAAAATATAAATCAAAAAATTATAGAAGATTTTAAAGATGAAAAAATACTTGTTCTTGCAAGAACAAATGCTGGACTTTTTGAATATGCTATAGAAAATTTAGATAAAAAATTATTTTTTTTTAGGAAAATTGATTTTTCAGCATTAAAAGACTGTTATAGTTTGTATTGTGGAAATCGAAAAAATATAAATAGTGAAATAAAAAAATATAAATCATTTTCTCAATTAGAAAAATATATAGAAGAGAATTTAGAATTGAATAGTGAAATCGTTTTATCTTTTAATTTAATAAAAAAATATGGCCATAATATGAAAAATTATTTAGAAAAAATTGATAAGTCGATTTGTAAAAATAAAAATGAAGCAAATATATTTTTATCTACAGTTCATGCTGCTAAAGGATTAGAATATAAAAATGTTTATTTATTAAACGATTTTATGAATATAAATGAAACATTAAAAATTTTAGATAGATCTAAAGATAATGTATTTTTTTATAAAAAAATAAAAAAATGGTTTTATGAAGAATTAAACATAATATATGTAGCCTTAACTCGATCTTCAAAAAATTTAAAACACACTATTTGTTTATAA
- a CDS encoding queuosine precursor transporter, whose amino-acid sequence MRNEMLWFILLIINFSFIIFSYKKFGKVGLFTWIPISTVLANIQVMITLQLFGFTATLGNIIYASAFLVTDILSENYGRKEADKAVWIGFFSLIATTIIMNLCLLFLPDNSKNSMDLYNSIKSVFSIMPRIAIASLIAYILSQKHDVWAYHFWKKRFSESNQIWIRNNLSTMISQLIDSTIFVLIAFVGTMPFNIVIEIFLTTYLLKWLVAALDTPFIYIATYLKKNNKINEI is encoded by the coding sequence ATGAGAAATGAAATGTTATGGTTTATTTTACTAATAATCAATTTTTCTTTTATAATTTTTTCGTATAAAAAATTTGGAAAAGTAGGTTTATTTACTTGGATACCGATTTCTACAGTACTAGCAAATATTCAAGTTATGATAACATTACAACTTTTTGGATTTACAGCAACATTGGGAAATATAATATATGCTAGTGCATTTTTAGTAACAGACATTTTGTCAGAGAATTATGGAAGAAAAGAAGCGGATAAAGCGGTATGGATAGGATTTTTTAGTTTAATAGCAACGACTATTATAATGAATTTATGTTTATTATTTTTACCGGATAATAGTAAAAATTCAATGGATTTATATAATAGTATAAAATCAGTTTTTAGTATTATGCCAAGAATAGCAATTGCCAGTTTAATAGCATATATTTTATCTCAAAAGCATGATGTATGGGCATATCATTTTTGGAAAAAAAGATTTTCAGAGAGTAATCAAATATGGATAAGAAATAATTTAAGTACAATGATAAGTCAGTTAATAGATAGTACAATTTTTGTACTTATTGCATTTGTTGGAACGATGCCTTTTAATATTGTTATTGAAATATTTTTAACAACGTATTTATTAAAATGGTTAGTAGCTGCTTTAGATACTCCTTTTATATATATAGCAACGTATTTAAAAAAGAATAATAAAATAAATGAAATATAA
- a CDS encoding MATE family efflux transporter: protein MSTQAIAAINIVGSIERLLFVSLIGVASAASVMVAEKIGEKNEKEAFEYAINFIKLIFIIGVIMSIILYGMTFFILDLYNISENVYKYSKYIMFILCFSLPSKYSRKFKSRRRYKVCFIY, encoded by the coding sequence ATGAGTACTCAAGCAATAGCGGCTATAAATATAGTAGGTAGTATTGAAAGATTATTGTTTGTATCATTGATTGGAGTAGCAAGTGCAGCTAGTGTTATGGTAGCTGAAAAAATAGGAGAGAAAAATGAAAAAGAAGCATTTGAATATGCAATAAATTTTATAAAATTAATTTTTATAATTGGGGTTATTATGTCGATAATATTGTATGGAATGACATTTTTTATTTTAGATTTGTATAATATTTCAGAGAATGTATATAAATATTCAAAATATATAATGTTTATTTTATGTTTTTCTTTACCAAGTAAATATAGTAGGAAATTTAAGAGCAGGAGGAGATACAAAGTTTGCTTTATATATTGA
- a CDS encoding Na/Pi cotransporter family protein has product MNEIILKVIGGLGIFLFGMHYLSNGMQNLAGNRLKKIISSLTDNRVIGVIIGILVTGLVQSSSITTVMVVGFVNAGLMTLKQSLGLILGANIGTTITGWILVLKVGKYGQLIAGIGALIFVFGKKEKTKNRGMVLLGLGFVFLGLEFMKEGFKPLGSDPNFISLFHKFQAHNLKGIILAASVGALMTSVVQSSSATLGITIGLASQGLITPVTGVALVLGENIGTTITAFLASIGASVNARRAALAHTIVNVIGVTWVISIFPFFYNIIQNITNHTTDPTTLLATAHTSFNVTNALLFTPFITYFAKLLEKLIPSTEDETKEIKYTHLDVRMLETPTIAISNINDEVENMGKDVIKMFELVKIIFEKNLDKTSNQVKEIFKLEDKLDIVQKEISSISSMLLGENFSNEISIEAKNVLTIVDEYESISDYLMSEIKLYLKLLDNNITLDKAEKVDLLKLHSELNNYFHFVNEIISTERTEENYLKSFKVKTKITTLFKEIRNTHLDEFRNTKKDLFYTIGYMDMLNTYRRIKNHIFQVTEILIKEN; this is encoded by the coding sequence ATGAATGAGATTATTTTAAAAGTAATAGGTGGTTTAGGAATTTTTCTATTTGGAATGCATTATCTATCTAATGGAATGCAAAATTTAGCTGGAAATCGTTTAAAAAAAATAATATCATCATTAACAGATAATAGAGTTATTGGAGTAATTATAGGAATTTTAGTTACTGGTCTTGTTCAATCATCTTCTATTACAACTGTAATGGTAGTTGGATTTGTTAATGCTGGTCTTATGACTCTAAAACAATCTCTTGGATTAATTTTAGGAGCAAATATTGGTACTACTATTACTGGATGGATTCTAGTTTTAAAAGTAGGTAAATATGGACAACTTATTGCGGGTATTGGTGCTTTAATATTTGTTTTTGGTAAAAAAGAAAAAACTAAAAATAGAGGTATGGTTTTATTAGGTTTAGGTTTTGTATTTTTAGGTTTAGAATTTATGAAAGAAGGATTTAAACCACTTGGATCTGACCCAAATTTCATTAGTTTATTTCATAAATTCCAAGCACATAATTTAAAAGGTATAATTTTAGCTGCTTCTGTAGGTGCTTTAATGACAAGTGTTGTTCAATCTTCATCCGCTACACTTGGAATAACAATAGGTTTAGCAAGTCAAGGATTAATAACTCCTGTTACCGGAGTAGCTTTAGTGCTAGGAGAAAATATTGGTACTACAATAACTGCATTTTTAGCATCAATAGGAGCCTCAGTAAATGCTAGAAGAGCTGCTCTTGCTCATACAATAGTTAATGTAATTGGAGTTACTTGGGTTATTAGTATTTTTCCATTTTTTTATAATATTATTCAAAACATTACAAACCATACGACTGACCCTACTACTTTATTAGCTACAGCTCATACTAGTTTTAACGTTACAAATGCATTATTATTTACACCGTTTATAACATATTTTGCAAAATTACTTGAAAAATTAATACCTTCAACAGAAGACGAAACTAAAGAAATAAAATATACACATTTAGATGTAAGAATGCTTGAAACGCCAACAATAGCAATTTCTAATATTAATGACGAAGTTGAAAATATGGGAAAAGATGTTATTAAAATGTTTGAGCTTGTTAAAATTATTTTTGAAAAAAATCTAGATAAAACATCTAATCAGGTTAAAGAAATATTTAAATTAGAAGATAAATTAGACATCGTTCAAAAAGAAATTTCATCTATTTCTTCTATGCTTTTGGGGGAAAATTTTTCTAATGAAATCTCTATTGAAGCAAAAAATGTTTTAACAATTGTTGATGAATATGAATCAATTAGTGATTATTTAATGAGTGAAATAAAATTATACTTAAAACTTTTAGATAACAATATTACTCTTGATAAGGCAGAAAAAGTTGATTTGTTAAAATTACATTCTGAATTAAATAATTACTTTCATTTTGTAAATGAAATTATATCTACAGAAAGAACTGAAGAAAATTATTTAAAATCTTTTAAAGTTAAAACTAAAATTACAACTTTATTTAAAGAAATTAGAAATACGCATTTAGATGAGTTTAGAAATACCAAAAAAGACCTTTTTTATACTATTGGTTATATGGATATGTTAAATACATACAGACGTATTAAAAATCATATATTTCAAGTAACTGAAATTTTAATAAAAGAAAATTAA
- a CDS encoding MBL fold metallo-hydrolase, with product MKIKIFTLGSLLVNCYLVYDQNNAILFDIASKNITEIDSFLKEKNLTLTKLILTHGHIDHILGIKEIVDKYNCKVYIGKEDYEFLTNDNLNLSKFVIGTCFSYNNNEIIKVSGGDYINDFLVIDSPGHTIGSKVFYNKKEKIIITGDTIFKGTHGRVDFPTGNMLSIMDSIKKILSYPNDTILYPGHGEKTTINLEKIYYKI from the coding sequence ATGAAAATTAAGATATTTACATTAGGTTCTCTTTTAGTTAATTGCTATTTAGTTTATGATCAAAACAATGCTATATTATTTGATATTGCTTCAAAAAATATTACTGAAATAGATAGCTTTTTAAAAGAAAAAAATTTAACTTTAACTAAATTAATATTAACGCATGGACATATTGATCATATACTTGGAATAAAAGAAATAGTCGATAAATACAATTGCAAAGTATATATTGGTAAAGAAGATTATGAATTTTTAACTAATGATAATTTAAATTTATCTAAATTTGTAATTGGAACTTGTTTTTCATATAACAATAATGAAATTATAAAAGTTTCTGGTGGAGACTATATTAATGATTTTTTAGTTATTGATTCTCCAGGCCATACAATAGGTAGTAAAGTTTTTTATAATAAAAAAGAAAAAATTATAATAACAGGAGATACTATTTTTAAAGGTACTCATGGACGGGTTGATTTCCCTACTGGAAATATGCTAAGTATTATGGATAGTATAAAAAAAATTCTTTCTTATCCAAATGATACTATTTTATATCCAGGCCATGGTGAAAAAACTACAATTAATTTAGAAAAAATATATTATAAAATATAG
- a CDS encoding ArsR/SmtB family transcription factor: MNYDKVTIILKLLSNPIRLQILKTLCDRSENSLKTCVGELEKIIGVSQSSVSQHLAYMRNARILKYEKTGKIVCYEIQELKVKELIDFLDKL; this comes from the coding sequence ATGAATTACGATAAAGTTACGATTATTTTAAAATTATTATCAAATCCTATTAGACTTCAAATATTAAAAACACTTTGTGACAGATCTGAAAATAGTTTAAAAACTTGTGTTGGTGAATTAGAAAAAATAATAGGGGTTTCGCAATCAAGTGTAAGCCAACATCTCGCTTATATGAGAAATGCTAGAATATTAAAATATGAAAAAACTGGTAAAATCGTTTGCTATGAAATTCAAGAATTAAAAGTAAAAGAATTAATTGATTTTTTAGATAAACTTTGA
- a CDS encoding uracil-DNA glycosylase translates to MFKYHNTYQDFFNENKELLEKIIKEINKDNYTPQKENIFKALETDLYKNKIVILGMDPYPQKNVATGLAFEVLLDSWQDKKINTSLKNILKLIYKSYYGEILSINELRKKIESKEFNIEKPKKMFKNWQKQGVLLLNTAFTTKLDKPGAHIKVWKEFSINLIEYISKNNPRLIWFLWGEKAKKYEKYIINNKNIYYSNHPVICGQLINPKDFLNSNCFLETKDIIKWI, encoded by the coding sequence ATGTTTAAATATCATAATACATATCAAGATTTTTTTAATGAAAATAAAGAATTATTAGAAAAAATAATAAAGGAGATAAATAAAGATAATTATACACCTCAAAAGGAAAATATATTTAAGGCATTAGAAACAGATTTATATAAAAATAAGATTGTTATACTTGGAATGGATCCATATCCTCAAAAAAATGTGGCTACCGGACTAGCTTTTGAAGTATTGCTTGATTCTTGGCAAGATAAAAAAATAAATACATCATTAAAAAATATATTAAAGTTAATATATAAATCATATTACGGAGAAATATTATCAATTAATGAATTAAGAAAAAAAATAGAGAGTAAGGAGTTTAATATAGAAAAACCTAAAAAAATGTTTAAAAATTGGCAAAAACAAGGAGTTTTATTGTTAAATACAGCTTTTACAACAAAATTAGATAAACCAGGAGCACATATAAAGGTTTGGAAAGAGTTTTCAATTAATTTAATAGAATATATTTCTAAAAATAATCCTAGATTAATATGGTTTTTATGGGGTGAAAAAGCTAAAAAATATGAAAAATATATAATTAATAATAAAAATATATATTATTCAAATCATCCAGTAATTTGTGGACAATTAATTAATCCAAAAGATTTTTTAAATTCTAACTGTTTTTTAGAAACAAAAGATATTATTAAATGGATATAA
- a CDS encoding BamA/TamA family outer membrane protein — MKKINFFILYFILVNIILAKENFILPIVFYSPELGFAGGIIFKNLDKKETMLISNKISSFLTTNQYKSLNYNYNIKYFNNSRFNINLNYKDWLYDYYLNRKIIDDYNQKIIQIEINYNQKIIKKIYFKYGYNFSKIKINNNNFYLEKENINSSGINFALNYENILIEKNMKNGEKLEITTNIYNKKLLSDQDYIKNTFDYRKYFNIKNNQIRAQIMIKDINGEVPFYLKYDLGSNTLIRGFTENKYLGNTFIGGQIEFEKNFNKRFTGVLFYGTGDTNDNFDNIDILNLKSAIGLGIKYIISEDFKVRMDMGFASDGDKNMYINFSDAI; from the coding sequence ATGAAGAAAATAAATTTTTTTATATTATATTTTATTTTAGTAAATATTATTTTAGCAAAAGAGAATTTCATTTTACCAATAGTATTTTATTCTCCAGAATTAGGTTTTGCTGGCGGAATAATCTTTAAAAATTTAGATAAAAAAGAAACAATGTTAATTTCAAATAAAATATCAAGTTTTTTAACAACAAATCAATATAAATCTTTAAATTATAATTATAATATAAAATATTTTAATAATAGTAGATTTAATATTAACTTAAATTATAAAGATTGGTTATATGATTATTATTTAAATAGAAAGATAATAGATGATTATAATCAAAAAATAATACAAATAGAAATAAATTATAATCAAAAAATAATAAAAAAAATATATTTTAAATATGGTTATAATTTTAGCAAAATAAAAATAAATAATAATAATTTTTATTTAGAAAAAGAAAATATAAATTCATCAGGAATAAATTTTGCACTAAACTATGAAAATATATTAATAGAAAAAAATATGAAAAATGGTGAAAAATTAGAAATAACTACAAATATTTATAATAAAAAGTTATTAAGTGATCAAGATTATATAAAAAATACTTTTGATTACAGAAAATATTTCAATATAAAAAATAATCAAATAAGAGCGCAAATAATGATAAAAGATATAAATGGGGAAGTACCTTTTTATTTGAAATATGATTTAGGTTCAAATACTTTAATAAGAGGATTTACAGAAAATAAATATTTAGGAAATACTTTTATTGGAGGACAAATAGAATTCGAAAAAAATTTTAATAAAAGATTTACAGGAGTTTTATTTTATGGTACAGGAGATACAAATGATAATTTTGATAATATAGATATATTAAATTTAAAATCAGCAATTGGATTAGGTATTAAATATATAATTTCTGAAGATTTTAAAGTGAGAATGGATATGGGATTTGCAAGTGATGGAGATAAAAATATGTATATAAATTTTTCAGATGCAATATAA
- a CDS encoding MATE family efflux transporter, with protein MKNRKHQLANEKILKLILKLSLPATIGMLVSSLYNLVDTIFVSKAEGPLGIAALTIVFPIQMLIMAFTQSIGIGSASIISRALGEHKNEKASEMFETTVISLIILSALVIFLGVLYLKPTLLLFGATSLILEKAKDYYFIILIGSPFYIFALGLSNIARAEGNLKVSMNGMLFSAILNIVLDPIFIFKLNYGIKGAALATVISQFISFLYLFRYFFFSNNSYIKFKGFIFRINYFIEMIGIGLSSFTRQAVSSIVAIVLNNTLKIYGGEIAIAIMGIINRTLMVIFLPMFGIIQGIQPIIGFNYGAKSFGRVKETLKMAAIITTIFCTIVFLIMQLFPKGIIRVFSNDINLINMSILPIRVFSLAFITIGFQIIVAGYYQSIGKVIPALILSIARQSIFLIPLILILPKYLNEFGIWISFPISDFMGFLISLIFILKEYRKNLSQK; from the coding sequence ATGAAAAATAGAAAGCATCAATTAGCTAATGAAAAAATATTAAAATTAATATTAAAATTATCTTTACCTGCAACGATTGGAATGTTAGTTTCATCACTATATAATTTAGTAGATACAATTTTTGTAAGTAAAGCAGAAGGACCTTTAGGAATAGCAGCTTTGACGATAGTATTTCCTATTCAAATGTTAATTATGGCGTTTACTCAAAGTATTGGTATTGGTTCAGCTTCAATTATATCAAGAGCTCTTGGTGAACATAAAAATGAAAAAGCAAGTGAAATGTTTGAAACAACAGTTATTTCTTTAATTATTTTGAGTGCCTTAGTTATATTTTTAGGAGTATTATATTTAAAACCAACACTTTTATTATTTGGTGCAACCTCTTTAATACTTGAAAAAGCAAAAGATTATTATTTTATTATATTAATAGGTTCGCCATTTTATATATTCGCGTTAGGACTTAGTAATATTGCTAGAGCAGAAGGAAACTTAAAAGTATCAATGAATGGGATGTTATTTTCAGCAATATTAAATATAGTATTAGATCCTATTTTTATATTTAAACTTAATTATGGGATTAAAGGAGCAGCACTTGCGACTGTAATATCACAATTTATATCATTTTTATATTTATTTAGATATTTCTTTTTTTCTAATAATTCGTATATAAAATTTAAAGGATTTATATTTAGAATTAATTATTTTATTGAGATGATAGGTATAGGTTTATCTTCATTTACAAGACAAGCAGTAAGTTCAATAGTTGCAATAGTTTTAAATAATACATTAAAAATATATGGTGGAGAAATAGCAATAGCTATAATGGGAATAATAAATCGGACATTAATGGTAATTTTTTTGCCGATGTTTGGTATAATACAAGGAATACAACCTATTATAGGATTTAATTATGGTGCGAAATCATTTGGCAGAGTAAAAGAAACATTGAAAATGGCTGCAATAATAACAACTATTTTTTGTACAATAGTTTTTTTGATAATGCAGCTATTTCCAAAAGGAATTATAAGAGTATTTTCAAATGATATTAATTTAATAAACATGTCTATATTACCAATTAGAGTGTTTAGTTTAGCATTTATTACGATTGGATTTCAAATAATTGTGGCGGGATATTATCAATCAATAGGGAAAGTGATTCCAGCATTGATATTATCTATCGCTAGACAATCAATATTTTTAATACCTTTAATATTGATATTACCAAAATATTTAAATGAATTTGGAATTTGGATATCATTTCCAATATCAGATTTTATGGGGTTTTTAATATCGCTAATATTTATATTAAAAGAATATAGGAAAAATCTCTCACAAAAATAA
- a CDS encoding MATE family efflux transporter, translating into MSSINLADVFMIGKLGEKERAALGLSNQIMFLLVLLLFGINSGGAIFMSQFNGKKDTKNMKKVLGIVLINSFLAGVIFFLMVILIPDFLLKIYTKDKIVVDIGMRYLKIVSFSYIFTAISFVYSVQLRTINKTKLTVYSSSLALVINITLNYLLIFGKFGFPKLGIEGAAIATTIARSLECIFIVFLVYNNKYIFAAKFKEIIGFDIFFVKKYFFTTLPVLLNEMIWSFGIAAYNIC; encoded by the coding sequence ATTTCATCCATAAATTTAGCCGATGTGTTTATGATAGGTAAATTAGGTGAAAAAGAGAGAGCAGCATTAGGACTATCAAATCAAATAATGTTTTTATTAGTACTCTTATTATTTGGAATAAATAGCGGTGGAGCTATATTTATGTCGCAATTCAATGGAAAAAAAGATACAAAAAATATGAAAAAGGTATTAGGAATAGTACTAATAAATAGTTTTTTAGCAGGAGTTATATTTTTTCTTATGGTAATTTTAATACCAGATTTTTTATTAAAAATATACACAAAAGATAAAATAGTTGTAGATATAGGTATGAGATATTTGAAAATAGTTTCATTTTCTTATATTTTTACAGCGATAAGTTTTGTTTACTCAGTACAACTACGTACTATAAATAAAACAAAACTAACAGTTTATTCTAGTTCTTTAGCATTAGTAATTAATATTACATTAAATTACTTGCTTATTTTTGGTAAATTTGGATTTCCAAAACTAGGAATAGAAGGAGCAGCAATAGCAACAACAATAGCTAGAAGTTTGGAATGTATTTTTATTGTTTTTTTAGTTTATAATAATAAATATATATTTGCAGCAAAGTTTAAAGAAATAATAGGATTTGATATATTTTTTGTAAAAAAATATTTTTTTACAACGTTACCAGTTCTTTTAAATGAAATGATTTGGTCATTTGGAATAGCAGCATATAATATATGCTAG
- a CDS encoding NAD(P)/FAD-dependent oxidoreductase encodes MKNKIYDIIIVGGGPAGLTAAIYGARANMNVLILHKENVGSLISAHKIDNYPGFPEGLKGKELNNLMKEQALKYGAEIINATLLDIDVYSTPKIIKTDKDNFLAKTIIIATGWSKNNSKKIKGEEEFLGKGVSYCATCDGAFTKNLDVTLFGQGEEIAEEALFLTKYSKTIKIFVNEKELKCHKKTYDALINNEKVEIITNSELIKITGNDFVEKVIVKINNEEKEIKADYAFLYLGTKSSLELFSTFANVDQNGYIITKDDMKTNIEGIYAAGDVREKSLRQVTTAVSDGTIAATEAIKYILKQKKKEA; translated from the coding sequence ATGAAAAACAAAATATATGATATAATTATTGTTGGTGGTGGTCCAGCTGGACTTACAGCAGCTATTTATGGTGCTAGAGCTAATATGAATGTACTAATACTTCATAAAGAAAATGTAGGAAGTTTAATTTCAGCTCATAAAATAGATAATTATCCTGGATTCCCCGAAGGATTGAAAGGAAAAGAATTAAATAATTTAATGAAAGAACAAGCTTTAAAATACGGTGCTGAAATAATCAATGCTACTTTACTTGATATTGATGTTTATTCTACACCAAAAATAATAAAAACTGATAAAGATAATTTTTTAGCTAAAACTATTATTATCGCTACAGGATGGTCTAAAAACAATAGTAAAAAAATTAAAGGTGAAGAAGAATTTCTTGGAAAAGGTGTTTCATATTGCGCCACTTGTGATGGTGCTTTTACCAAAAATTTAGATGTTACACTTTTTGGTCAAGGTGAAGAGATCGCTGAAGAAGCACTTTTTCTTACAAAATATTCAAAAACCATTAAAATTTTTGTAAATGAAAAAGAATTGAAATGTCATAAAAAAACATATGATGCATTAATAAATAATGAAAAAGTTGAAATAATAACTAATAGCGAATTAATTAAAATTACTGGTAATGATTTCGTTGAAAAAGTTATTGTTAAAATTAATAACGAAGAAAAAGAAATTAAAGCTGATTATGCATTTTTATATTTAGGAACAAAAAGTTCTCTTGAATTATTTTCTACTTTTGCAAATGTAGATCAAAATGGTTATATTATTACAAAAGATGATATGAAAACAAATATCGAAGGAATCTATGCAGCTGGTGATGTTAGAGAAAAGTCTTTACGTCAAGTAACTACTGCAGTTTCTGATGGTACTATAGCCGCAACGGAAGCAATTAAGTATATATTAAAACAAAAGAAAAAAGAGGCTTAA